A region from the Solibacillus sp. FSL H8-0523 genome encodes:
- a CDS encoding universal stress protein, whose amino-acid sequence MYKHILLAVDGSENSLRAAQDAVKVASEESLIELITVIPAEGIASQAVHEGTLDNLEAEYTQKVNTEQEYIQQNHTNSKLTIVHGPAGRMISNYANNNKVDLVVIGCRGLNPMQEMVFGSVSTYVTKNANCSTLLVK is encoded by the coding sequence GTTGACGGCTCTGAAAACTCATTGCGCGCAGCACAAGACGCTGTAAAAGTAGCTTCTGAAGAATCGTTAATCGAACTGATTACCGTGATTCCAGCAGAAGGTATCGCTTCTCAGGCAGTACATGAAGGTACATTAGACAACCTAGAAGCAGAGTATACGCAAAAAGTAAATACAGAACAAGAATATATTCAACAAAACCATACGAACTCTAAATTAACGATTGTACACGGTCCAGCTGGTCGTATGATCTCTAACTATGCAAATAATAATAAAGTAGACCTAGTCGTAATCGGATGTCGTGGCCTAAACCCAATGCAAGAGATGGTATTTGGTAGTGTCAGCACCTACGTTACAAAAAACGCGAACTGTTCAACGCTACTCGTTAAATAA
- the ccpA gene encoding catabolite control protein A, whose protein sequence is MTVTIYDVAREANVSMATVSRVVNGNQNVKPATRKKVLEVIERLEYRPNAVARGLASKKTTSVGVIIPDISNNLNAELARGIEDIATMYRYNIILANSDQNEDKELSLLDTMLGKQVDGIVMMSEEVTENIQRAVETSPVPIVLASSICDVEKISSVNVDYYSAAKEAVELLINNGHQRIAFVSGPLQYTVNGKYKLAAYKDALQQAGIELDEALIVSGDGSYDDGLESWATLATIDVPPTAIFVGNDELAIGLVHGVQDNGKRVPEDVEVISFENSKLARMVRPQLSSVVLPLYDIGAVAMRLLTKYMNKEEVDEPHVILPHRIEKRDSSK, encoded by the coding sequence TTGACTGTCACAATTTACGATGTTGCACGCGAGGCGAATGTATCGATGGCAACGGTTTCACGCGTAGTTAACGGAAATCAAAATGTTAAGCCAGCAACGAGAAAAAAAGTATTGGAAGTTATTGAACGACTTGAATATCGACCAAATGCGGTTGCACGTGGGCTAGCAAGCAAAAAAACAACATCAGTAGGAGTCATTATCCCTGATATTTCGAACAATTTAAATGCGGAGCTTGCGCGCGGTATTGAAGATATTGCAACGATGTATCGTTATAATATTATTTTGGCGAACTCAGATCAAAACGAAGACAAGGAACTCTCACTCCTTGATACAATGCTCGGAAAACAAGTAGACGGGATTGTCATGATGAGTGAAGAGGTAACTGAAAATATTCAGCGTGCGGTAGAGACATCCCCAGTGCCAATTGTACTTGCAAGTTCGATTTGTGATGTAGAAAAAATTTCTTCTGTAAACGTTGATTATTATTCAGCAGCAAAAGAAGCGGTAGAGCTACTAATTAACAACGGCCATCAGCGCATTGCTTTTGTTTCAGGTCCACTACAGTACACAGTGAATGGGAAATATAAATTAGCGGCCTATAAAGACGCTTTGCAGCAAGCAGGCATTGAGCTAGATGAGGCGTTAATTGTATCGGGTGATGGCTCGTATGATGATGGGTTAGAAAGCTGGGCGACCTTAGCAACAATTGACGTACCACCAACAGCTATTTTTGTGGGCAATGATGAGCTAGCAATCGGCTTAGTACACGGCGTTCAAGATAACGGCAAACGTGTACCTGAAGATGTAGAAGTGATTAGTTTTGAAAATTCAAAGCTTGCACGCATGGTCCGACCACAATTATCAAGCGTTGTCTTACCACTGTACGATATTGGTGCAGTAGCAATGCGCCTACTGACGAAGTACATGAATAAAGAGGAAGTAGATGAACCGCATGTCATCTTACCTCACCGCATTGAAAAACGAGATTCAAGTAAATAA
- a CDS encoding MarR family transcriptional regulator, which yields MDQQNIFQLIHTLEQVSNANIVRFTKKFPYPIGISPILVLQELKVNGPKKQIELAGMLGFTKGAMTSIANKLAANDLVVRIYDETDRRTIQLDITDEGRNALKKAAEIGEQIYLDLFSALTAEEIETYLALQKKLIQHKE from the coding sequence ATGGATCAACAAAATATTTTTCAATTAATTCATACACTCGAACAAGTAAGTAATGCCAACATCGTTCGTTTCACGAAAAAGTTCCCGTACCCAATAGGCATTTCGCCCATTCTAGTTTTACAAGAATTGAAAGTAAATGGACCAAAAAAGCAAATAGAACTAGCGGGTATGCTCGGTTTTACAAAAGGAGCGATGACAAGCATTGCCAACAAGCTTGCGGCCAATGACTTAGTCGTGCGCATTTATGATGAAACGGATCGCCGTACAATTCAACTTGATATTACGGATGAGGGAAGAAATGCACTAAAAAAGGCAGCAGAAATTGGTGAACAGATTTATTTGGATCTATTTTCAGCGTTAACGGCAGAAGAAATTGAAACATATTTAGCGCTTCAAAAAAAGCTAATACAGCACAAAGAATAA
- a CDS encoding bifunctional 3-deoxy-7-phosphoheptulonate synthase/chorismate mutase: MSQQDLEGLRSQIDSLNLDILRLINERAAVVEEIGKIKEKQGVHRYDPLRERHMLDLIQKHNNGPLNQMTVDYIFKQIFKTALKQLEAEKKKELLVSRKEKSEDTVININGDLVGAGGPSFVFGPCAVESYEQVEAVAATIAEKGLKLIRGGAYKPRTSPYDFQGLGLEGLKILKQAADKHGLGVVTEIVTPADLETALDYVDVIQIGARNMQNFELLKAAGELKKPILLKRGLAATIDEFIHAAEYIMSKGNENIILCERGIRTYEKATRNTLDISAVPILKQETHLPVMVDVTHSTGRRDLLLPCTKAAIAIGADGVMAEVHPDPSVALSDQQQQMDIPTFNAYYNEILKFMKQYEVSK; this comes from the coding sequence ATGAGTCAACAAGATTTAGAAGGATTACGTAGTCAGATTGATAGCTTGAACTTAGATATTTTACGTTTAATTAATGAGCGTGCAGCTGTCGTGGAAGAAATCGGTAAAATTAAAGAGAAGCAAGGTGTGCACCGTTACGATCCATTACGTGAGCGTCACATGCTCGATTTAATCCAAAAGCATAACAACGGTCCATTAAACCAAATGACGGTTGATTACATCTTCAAACAAATCTTCAAAACGGCTTTAAAACAACTTGAAGCTGAAAAGAAAAAAGAATTACTTGTTTCACGTAAAGAAAAGTCAGAAGATACTGTTATTAATATTAATGGTGATTTAGTAGGTGCTGGTGGTCCATCATTCGTATTCGGTCCATGTGCTGTTGAATCATACGAACAAGTAGAGGCAGTTGCAGCAACAATTGCTGAAAAAGGCTTAAAATTAATTCGTGGTGGTGCATACAAGCCACGTACATCGCCATATGATTTCCAAGGCTTAGGTTTAGAAGGCTTAAAAATCTTAAAACAAGCAGCGGACAAGCACGGCTTAGGCGTTGTGACTGAAATCGTAACACCAGCTGACTTAGAAACAGCGTTAGATTACGTAGATGTAATCCAAATTGGTGCACGTAATATGCAAAACTTCGAATTATTAAAAGCAGCGGGCGAGTTGAAAAAACCAATTTTATTAAAACGTGGTTTAGCAGCAACAATCGACGAGTTCATTCACGCTGCTGAATATATTATGTCTAAAGGGAACGAAAACATCATCCTTTGTGAGCGTGGTATTCGTACATACGAAAAAGCAACGCGTAATACGTTAGATATTTCAGCTGTACCGATTTTAAAACAAGAAACGCACTTACCGGTAATGGTTGACGTAACGCACTCTACAGGTCGTCGTGATCTATTATTACCATGTACAAAAGCTGCTATCGCGATTGGTGCAGATGGGGTTATGGCAGAAGTTCACCCAGATCCATCGGTTGCCTTATCAGATCAACAGCAACAAATGGATATCCCAACGTTCAATGCGTACTACAACGAAATTTTAAAATTCATGAAGCAATACGAAGTGTCTAAATAA